DNA from Deltaproteobacteria bacterium:
GCGGCGATCGGCACGACCGGCCGGGGCATCGGCCCCACCTACGAGGACCGCGCCTCCCGGCAGGGCATCCGGATGGGGGAGCTGCTCCACCCGGAGCACTTCCGCGCGCGGGTCGCCCGGCGCCTCGGGGAGGTCAACCCGCACCTGGTCGGCCTGGGCGGGGAGGCCCTGGAGGCCGAGGCGATCATCGGGCCCTACCTGGCGGCCGCGGAGCGCCTCCGCGCCATGGTCACCGACACCGGCGCGCTCCTCGACGAGCGCAAGCGGGCGGGCGCGCGGATCCTCTTCGAGGGCGCCCAGGGGACGCTCCTCGACGTCGACCACGGCACCTATCCCTTCGTGACCAGCTCCAACTGCGTGGCCGGCCACGCCGCCGCCGGCAGCGGGGTGGGGCCCAAGGCCATCGACGAGGTGATCGGCATCTCCAAGGCCTACACCACCCGCGTCGGCGCCGGGCCCTTCCCGACCGAGCTGGAGGGGGCGCTGGGCGATCGCCTCCGCGAGGCGGGCTCCGAGTATGGCGCCACCACCGGCCGCCCCCGCCGCTGCGGCTGGCTGGATCTGCCGGCCCTGCGCTACGCGGTGCGGGTCAACGGCCTCACCGGCATCGCCCTGACCAAGCTCGACGTCCTCGGCGGCTTCGAGGAGGTGAAGGTCTGCACGGCCTACGAGCTCGAGGGCGAGCGCTTCGAGGTCCTGCCCCTGGCCCGCTGGGGCTGGGAGAAGGCGACGCCGATCCTCCAGACCGTGGAGGGCTGGCCCGCCTCGGTCGCGCAGGTCCGAAGCTTCGACGATCTGCCCGCCGGCGCCCGGGCCTACGTCGAGTCCATCGAGGAGTGGACGGGTGTCCCCGTCGTCCTGGTCTCCGTCGGCGCCGATCGCGCCGCCACCATCGTTCGCAAGGATCCCTTCGCCTCATGAGTGACACGCAGGTCGTCATCCGGGGGCTCGGCCACGGCAATGAGGACCGGCTCATGCCGGCCTCGCAGGTCATCGCGGGGCTGGTGAAGCTCCTGGGCGAGGACCGGGTGGACGACGCCGCCAAGGTCTACTCCCGCTGCAGCGTCGACGTCGGCTTCCAGCTCACCCAGAAGATCTCCGGGGACCGGAAGCTGGAGAAGGCCGCCGCGGCCATGCTCTACCGGGCCCGCGACTACGCCAAGGCCGCGCTGGTCTGCGAGTCCCTCGAGGACTTCGAGAAGGCCGCCGCCCTCTACGAGAAGGCCGACGATCCCTACCTCGCCGCCGAGATGTACGTGCGCTGCGGCAACCGGGCCCGGGCCGCGGTGATGTACGAGCGGGCGGGCAACCTCGAGCAGGCCGCGGGCCTCTACGTCGAGGCCGAGGAGTTCGAGCAGGCGGCCGAGTGCTTCCGCCGGGTGGGCAAGAACTTCCGGGCCGGCCAGCTCCTCGAGAAGCTGGGCAAGGACCGCCTGGCCCTCGAGCTCCTGCAGAAGGTCGAGGAGGACCACCCCGACTTCAACGAGGCCATCACCCTCCTGGCCGAGCTGCTGGGCCGCAACGGCTACGCCCAGCTGGCCGAGAAGAAGCTGCTCTCCTTCCTGGAGGGCAAGTCGGTCGACGCCTCCACCGTCGATCTCCACTACGCGCTGGCCGACCTCTACGCCCGCACCGGCAAGACCGAGCGCGCCAAGGAGGTCTTCGGTGAGATCCTCCAGTTCGACATCAACTACCGGGACGCCGCGGCCCGCCTGAAGCGCTGCGAGGAGGGCGAGGAGGAGGACGACGCCCTGCCCGAGGTCGAGGTCGAGCTGGACGAGGAGCTCGAGGCCGAGGACGTGGTCGGCATGGACGACGCCCTCGCACAGTTCCGGGAGCTGCCCCTCTTCGAGGACCTCTCCCTCGACGACGTCCGGGCCCTGGCCGAGATCGCCCACGTGCGGGAGTTCCAGCCCGGGCAGGTCCTCATCGAGCAGGGCGCCCACGGCGAGGCGCTCTACGTCGTGACGAAGGGGCGGGTGGAGGTGAAGCGCACCGACGCCTCGGCCGAGAAGCTGCTGGCCGTGCTGCCGGCGGGCGCCCACGTCGGCGAGATGAGCCTCATCGACGACGCGCCCACCAGCGCCCGGGTGATCGCCGCCGAGGAGGTCGAGGCCCTGGTGCTGCCGGTGGACGCCTTCCGCCGCCTGCTCGACACGCGGCCCGCGCTCTCCCTGCGGATCCACATCGTCCTGGCGACGACCCTCTGCCGGCGCCTGCGGGCGACCGACGCGAAGCTGCGGAACTGAGGCCTAGCCCAGCGGGCCCCGGTGGATCGCCAGGGGCCCGGCGGCCTGGCAGGTGGGCATCAGCTCGATCCGGTTGATGTTCACGTGCGGCGGGAGGGTGGCCGACCAGAAGATCGTCTCGGCGATGTCATCGGGGGTGATCGGCTCGGTGCCGGCGTAGACCTTCTTCGCGGCCTCGGCGTCGCCGTGGAAGCGCACCACCGAGAACTCGCTCTCGCAGAGGCCCGGCTCGATGTTGGTCACCCTGACCGGCGTACCGAGGAGATCGGCGCGGAGGTTCAGGGAGAAGAGCTTCACGAAGGCCTTGGTGCCGCCATAGGCGTTGCCGCCGGGGTAGGGGTACTCGCCGGCGATGGAGCCGAGGTTGACGACGTGGCCCCGCTTGCGCTCGACCATGCCCGGCAGGACGGCGTGCGTGACGTAGGCCAGGCCCTTCACGTTGGTGTCGATCATCGTCTCCCAGTCCTGCCAGCTGGCGCGCTGGGCCGGGTCGAGGCCGAGGGCGAGGCCGGCGTTGTTCACCAGGACGTCGATCGCGGCGAACTCGGCCGGCAGGCCCGCGAGGGCGGCGTCCACCCCGGGCAGGTCACAGACGTCCAGCTGCAGGGGGTGGCAGCGCTCGCCCAGCTCCGCGGCGAGGGCCTGGAGGCGCTCGAGGCGGCGCCCGGCGGCGACGACCCGGGCCCCCTCCCGCGCGAAGCGGCGGGCGGTGGCGGCGCCGAAGCCGGAGGTGGCGCCGGTGACGAGGACGACGAGGCTCGAGGGATCGATCGTGGGGCTCATCCCGGGCTTGTTACTGCGCCTCGCCGCTCTTCACCAGCAGGACGGAGGCCGGCGCCAGCAGGCCGATCTGGTAGCTCAAGGTCCCCCAGCTCCGCGCCGGGGTCGAAGGATCGATCCGGTGGGAGGCGAGCACGACCAGCGCGTGGTCCGCGGCTTGGGTCACGATGACCTCCACCCTGCGTCCCGCCTCGATCACGACCTCCGGCGCGCAGCCCTCGGCCTCCAGGGTCCGGGCGTGCGCCCCGAGCTGCTCGTGGGCGGCGCGCTCCAGCCGCGCGTAGAAGGCGGGCTCCTCCTCCCGGGACAGGCCGGGGATGAGCTCGACCACGTGGAGGAGGGTGAGCCGGCCACCCGGAGCGAGCAGGCTCGCGGCGAGCCGGAGCGCCTCGGTGTTGCGGTCGGAGAGATCGAGGGGAACGAGGATGGAGGAGAACATGCGGCTCCTTCTTTTGAGCTTCGGCTCACTCGGGGAAGGCGTGCACCACCATCACCGGGCGCTCGCTGTGGCGGAGCACCCACTCCGCGACCGAGCCGACCAGGGAGCGGCGTCCGGGCCGGCTGTGGGCACCGATGACCAGCGCGTCGGCCCCCAGGCGCTCGGCCAGGGCGACGATCTCGCGGCCGGGCTCCCCGCCCTCGAT
Protein-coding regions in this window:
- a CDS encoding cyclic nucleotide-binding domain-containing protein, which produces MSDTQVVIRGLGHGNEDRLMPASQVIAGLVKLLGEDRVDDAAKVYSRCSVDVGFQLTQKISGDRKLEKAAAAMLYRARDYAKAALVCESLEDFEKAAALYEKADDPYLAAEMYVRCGNRARAAVMYERAGNLEQAAGLYVEAEEFEQAAECFRRVGKNFRAGQLLEKLGKDRLALELLQKVEEDHPDFNEAITLLAELLGRNGYAQLAEKKLLSFLEGKSVDASTVDLHYALADLYARTGKTERAKEVFGEILQFDINYRDAAARLKRCEEGEEEDDALPEVEVELDEELEAEDVVGMDDALAQFRELPLFEDLSLDDVRALAEIAHVREFQPGQVLIEQGAHGEALYVVTKGRVEVKRTDASAEKLLAVLPAGAHVGEMSLIDDAPTSARVIAAEEVEALVLPVDAFRRLLDTRPALSLRIHIVLATTLCRRLRATDAKLRN
- a CDS encoding universal stress protein translates to MFSSILVPLDLSDRNTEALRLAASLLAPGGRLTLLHVVELIPGLSREEEPAFYARLERAAHEQLGAHARTLEAEGCAPEVVIEAGRRVEVIVTQAADHALVVLASHRIDPSTPARSWGTLSYQIGLLAPASVLLVKSGEAQ
- a CDS encoding adenylosuccinate synthase yields the protein MPNVVIVGAQWGDEGKGKVVDRYARQAELVVRFQGGNNAGHTLVVGGETTVLHLVPSGVLNEGTLGIIGPGVVIDPLVLLEELELLAERGLHLGPEQLRISHAAQVIMPWNKALDLLREAHRGKAAIGTTGRGIGPTYEDRASRQGIRMGELLHPEHFRARVARRLGEVNPHLVGLGGEALEAEAIIGPYLAAAERLRAMVTDTGALLDERKRAGARILFEGAQGTLLDVDHGTYPFVTSSNCVAGHAAAGSGVGPKAIDEVIGISKAYTTRVGAGPFPTELEGALGDRLREAGSEYGATTGRPRRCGWLDLPALRYAVRVNGLTGIALTKLDVLGGFEEVKVCTAYELEGERFEVLPLARWGWEKATPILQTVEGWPASVAQVRSFDDLPAGARAYVESIEEWTGVPVVLVSVGADRAATIVRKDPFAS
- a CDS encoding SDR family oxidoreductase; translation: MSPTIDPSSLVVLVTGATSGFGAATARRFAREGARVVAAGRRLERLQALAAELGERCHPLQLDVCDLPGVDAALAGLPAEFAAIDVLVNNAGLALGLDPAQRASWQDWETMIDTNVKGLAYVTHAVLPGMVERKRGHVVNLGSIAGEYPYPGGNAYGGTKAFVKLFSLNLRADLLGTPVRVTNIEPGLCESEFSVVRFHGDAEAAKKVYAGTEPITPDDIAETIFWSATLPPHVNINRIELMPTCQAAGPLAIHRGPLG